Proteins encoded within one genomic window of Anopheles gambiae chromosome 3, idAnoGambNW_F1_1, whole genome shotgun sequence:
- the LOC1277930 gene encoding uncharacterized protein LOC1277930 isoform X10 has translation MDKDGEKKGGGDKKGGGGQSGTGLGGAAGVNDPAALLDAASLFAYWGRDPSAMAAAVSNPLFGSQFGMPGGLGGLMPNAGSGSGSGNDRFAMSHHNQNTMAVAASQAASLAGLHNNWWSMAQLAAQDYFARLQATGMSQLPFSHDLAGAFPAGLGLGAMSAAAAAAAVAATGGNAAGGGAGGSGSGTGGSGGGSGKGGSGGGKGKKRDRSSNSNSSNASSGGGGSAGGMGGMGAGGMGGGVGGSNNSSYKNSPSPSASQAAAAAAYKQSLYSQATLHKELMAITAAAAAAQNQQHSGGGSGGGGGGGGGSSSSQQSQQQQQQHQQQQQQQQQQLQQQQLQQHQQHQLASLGMLAGLGGTGSSGSASPGSSSSKQKSSSSGGGGSSSSLASPHGASRLIGNDSISITRGSSSPSMSSSKQQPTPSVTISASHGNPGSSSSSSSGSSAQQNHLQNLSSSSRSSKDGKGGNSNNANASGGPSAADLGLSASMNALSTLSQFNNLDLTTQQNMTATMNALAASQAKAKDYISSGILNDPSSLLGVRLPPDTEIIKYTSSIVGPKASGGTGRGPKRQRLEPNEYGGGGGGGGSNNSSGVGGGGGSGGGSHLSSGSGSGGSAGLLPPGLSHHHHHQLGSNGGLVSGASSGTGGSNDRIEVIKLPPTITSNGVYNAGKGAGKDSMMDHMNEWSGLNLSAKGSGGGGGSSSAAATIVSSLTAGGMNSSGSNNQSSGMMEQDDAPLNLSMKPSKSSNEGMRSDSTHSASSSSPAMSGASANSLQSLSTITAALGGAAGNANDSSRSRRKSDNKNRRNAAAAAAAAAAAAAAALGAGPLGLDGSVNMSLASAAAAYAAAAPVSTGAGLGTGTNSTSTLNSLLMASVGTGTGTNTITTTSNTTTSGGGSSGSGSGGGIAGGSSSAAGGASSSATAAANAANHQLMAAQLGFNSSLSELLKISNYEEYDYASLSGGSQFKEGRPRNLGRGVSKPKKNTVASLLAQSRAVGSKPLTAQQLLTQDAEIEKLRQAMLEASRNQSMDNSTSNTNTDTESISESGMSESEGEEHINLKELRVPLEKGWRRETVIRGLTRNGHIKGDVYYYPPQSVNKMKGMNQIQLYLDQFKPKDLSRDNFSFSAKAIVGTFLQPAPLPYATDGEFIKMTDVEVARRLEDLKMFTRHAGLGVEQRIEIAKQQQALRDAKKLAKEEMNKNKEKARQAKEAERNERLEQQRKERELKNQQALEAKKKREEELARQKAEEAARKAQEKEQKRQQALLQKEQELAKQKELMYAMEMERERRRQHMALIKQLELRRKFEEKEKKKHQVILDKLIQREKKLVMRKRDTNILAELRKPQEDSEIVDQTVLPSFSRIPGLKLTGTGYADLLMVFEFLHNFGETLGFDMESLPNLQSLHLALTSENAIDAEEELLSVMTHLLVCAIEDPGIPNPGRHTTLLGQTLRQADITHTNVSEILRIYLYAVATGEVKLQSGINLERDRDAPSKHHLVNDEDFKMCSTKNSQFYELLAENARYKLSELLKDKPFVALNPTTKTEILAMLCNDLLMNKAVCKQIDSSLEAQAQLKKERYLLDNKIRKYKMLVARKQRLEQYEKAQQAALEKSLSMKAAEEAKRAEEAAAMAAAAAAAEAAAAAAAEAAASAATASSEEAALAAEGETKLPAGETEATAGDSECEVVENGTEKESAPPVEGEGFNSVPPAEGASGQGELEEGEIVNKKDFGAEGHKTDDDDDDDDNDVVEIVPMPVTCTVTEDSCPNTIPTSSEVEGEENGQSKLDTTAAPESGEPMDTSSVEPSESSSLNQNHTESLNGIDAPTPAGDSCSTRIEGNGPSAHHPLPEEHHAPPTTPPPPPPPAPSQHAIVHPVMQQHNKAIMQLEPGEIPPPGMDISALGMRHMAGGEIQTISVPSTPEESPVKMGEVGGETPNGGVFNIPGKPLTAEMTNGGEQPSQHQQQTPQVHQNQSNNSASELDLLSKSMINDHSTCGDRADEDNSDLESEGTQLEEDEDAHLTAEEAQRKYDKILETSFQNKQQLENALNQLRVKCFGQDRYWRRYWNLGKCGGIYVEAMESTQPEMYRYENALEEVQSRPDYVPKYAPAIKPESAVKQDPAEDVAAAECKKEEGEVDAVKPEIIADEQGTKQELQPTEDRKRKRCSSVSLKKLKKKKKKQRTTSEGGESFRGNHGSAAGGFNDAADDEDDGDDEEEDGPDDEDDCSRTSFSNGPALEDGRTADSQSDDCKIIEEPEVVQKEGASNGDNGANGQSATREGTGEDRTGSSSEINNGSNDNADGEGHGQKENEAQQENHKSVEDGQSVEGAPNHNATPKKSDDQLMDIEDSIPTAILVQKGNDHDETKTVEVNNQIGGVNVSPHQPTAGSGASAATPEDDDDVTMVQEETPTITIPDDDTESGDRMPTAPCEGVKTEHDNKGSTTLTDSMNCDMKPKLMENGVEMRDPGELVECQLQEVDDDEEIVTGARGNHGSANDCKPMIAAGDNGGVDRKPRTTTTTSSVISYGSDVEMIEVKDEDSNNCAVRAPITPGSYLYLRNTDTKQEKEFSDQLLNRWFSIVDKELPLSSTECPLPTINGSTPASLARQIFTNITCREICQIQGNRWDIGNNIQFFSVPLEKGVEIHFPNESILSMSGLDDDEINEVIAKKSRPEPLQLSDMKPAFKRETIEYSYSQHHPNQIRLRAEMMAEETADPEEYGNFSLPAYMTLTLSNLTAYVQCDQFQPLQMTPEEEKQLEDVKQHGAPQKTEPQVVPREFRYGWWKINDIEELNELIKALNPRGVRERLLRQSLLESLAESVNLTTPHHVSHPRAAPPPNGYIEPEAWNAWNPSIARRVEVALLDQIEAMEDKVASASMQVKGWQMPQREGDSENGVVEDVTIEMLRERILGLEAAIERRYLKPPLGINTTEAQMAVIAQQESHSNQNNVSNLSNCSNSSAEDENLPKGLLSWRDAVERSVTTAQLSMALYVLESCVAWDKSIMKAQCTKGGKNGSKKATSKSSKKKSGGAAASANQQDSPASKKGTASNNNTTTSTTTTTSTTTTNISGSSWECSAMTAATETMNTGSSNAANGKPKKKTLSKSKLSSLLLQNCQFCQSGESEDKLLLCDGCDRGYHTYCFKPRMDKIPDGDWYCFECKNKATGDRKCIVCGGLRPPPLGKMVYCELCPRAYHQDCYIPPMLKYPRGKWYCQNCVAKAPPKKKPQRKPKERTTNNSSQSLLNSSLNSSQNQSLNSSHEDIATTPLSVHES, from the exons ATGGATAAGGACGGGGAGAAGAAGGGCGGCGGCGATAAGAAGGGTGGCGGCGGGCAGTCGGGAACCGGTCTGGGAGGCGCAGCCGGTGTTAACGATCCGGCCGCGCTGCTAGATGCCGCCTCACTGTTCG CGTACTGGGGACGGGATCCGTCCGCAATGGCCGCCGCAGTCTCCAACCCACTGTTCGGCTCACAGTTCGGCATGCCCGGCGGGCTCGGCGGGCTGATGCCGAACGCCGGTTCCGGCTCGGGCAGCGGCAACGACCGGTTCGCCATGTCCCACCACAACCAGAACACGATGGCGGTGGCCGCGTCTCAGGCCGCCTCCCTGGCCGGTTTGCACAACA ATTGGTGGTCGATGGCACAGCTGGCAGCTCAGGATTACTTCGCCCGCCTGCAAGCGACCGGCATGTCGCAGCTTCCCTTCTCCCACGATCTGGCCGGCGCATTCCCGGCCGGGCTGGGGCTCGGGGCGATGAGTGCGGCGGCTGCCGCGGCCGCCGTTGCCGCCACCGGTGGGAATGCGGCGGGCGGTGGAGCGGGCGGTAGTGGTAGTGGCACCGGTGGGTCCGGTGGTGGCTCGGGCAAGGGCGGCTCGGGCGGTGGCAAGGGCAAGAAGCGTGACcgcagcagcaatagcaacagcagcaatgcCAGCTCGGGCGGTGGTGGCTCGGCTGGTGGGATGGGCGGTATGGGTGCCGGTGGTATGGGTGGCGGCGTGGGAGGCAGTAACAATTCTTCGTACAAG AACTCACCCTCACCGTCCGCATCACAGGCCGCGGCTGCCGCTGCCTACAAACAGTCCCTCTACAGCCAGGCGACCCTGCACAAGGAGCTGATGGCCATTACGGCGGCCGCAGCAGCTGCCCAGAATCAACAGCATTCCGGCGGAGGaagtggcggcggtggtggaggaggaggtggcAGCTCAAGCAGTCAACAgtcccagcagcaacagcagcagcaccagcagcaacagcagcaacagcagcaacaactgcaacagcagcaactgcagcaacaccagcagcatcagctCGCCAGCCTCGGCATGCTGGCCGGGCTCGGTGGCAccggcagcagtggcagcgcCAGTCCCGGCAGCTCATCCTCCAAACAGAAATCCTCCTCGTCCGGCGGCGGTGGATCGTCCTCCTCGCTCGCGTCACCGCACGGTGCGAGCCGGCTGATTGGGAACGATTCGATATCGATCACGCGCGGTTCCAGCTCGCCCTCGATGAGCTCGAGCAAACAGCAGCCAACGCCCAGCGTTACCATCAGTGCCAGCCACGGGAATCCCgggtcctcctcgtcctcctcctccggctCGTCCGCCCAGCAGAACCATCTGCAGAATctatcgtcgtcgtcgcgcTCGTCGAAGGATGGCAAGGGTGGCAATAGCAACAACGCCAATGCCAGCGGTGGACCAAGTGCGGCCGATCTGG GTCTGAGCGCGTCCATGAACGCCCTGAGCACACTGTCGCAGTTTAACAATCTCGACCTGACGACGCAGCAGAACATGACGGCCACGATGAACGCACTGGCAGCGAGCCAGGCCAAAGCGAAGGACTACATCTCCTCCGGGATACtgaa TGATCCTTCCTCGCTGCTGGGCGTGCGCTTGCCACCGGACACGGAGATCATCAAGTACACCTCTTCCATCGTGGGGCCCAAAGCATCGGGCGGGACCGGCCGTGGAC CCAAGCGCCAGCGACTGGAACCGAACGAGtatggaggaggaggaggaggtggcgGCAGTAACAACAGTAGTGGtgtcggcggcggtggtggcagtggcggcggttcgcatCTCAGCTCGGGCAGTGGAAGCGGCGGCTCGGCCGGACTGCTTCCGCCCGGTCTctcccatcaccaccaccatcagctcGGTAGCAACGGTGGGCTAGTCTCGGGAGCATCGTCCGGGACGGGCGGATCGAACGATCGGATCGAGGTCATCAAACTGCCACCGACCATCACCTCGAACGGGGTGTACAATGCCGGAAAGGGCGCGG GTAAAGATTCCATGATGGATCATATGAACGAATGGTCGGGACTTAATCTGAGCGCGAAAGGCTCGGGTGGAGGTGGTGGGTCTTCTTCGGCCGCTGCCACCATTGTGTCCTCGTTGACGGCGGGCGGTATGAACAGTAGCGGAAGCAACAATCAGTCATCCGGCATGATGGAGCAGGACGATGCACCGCTCAACCTGTCGATGAAACCGTCAAAATCGTCCAACGAAGGAATGCGCAGTGACTCCACCCACTCGGCATCCTCGTCCTCACCTGCCATGTCCGGTGCGAGTGCCAACAGTTTGCAGAGCCTGAGCACCATCACGGCGGCGCTCGGTGGAGCGGCCGGCAATGCGAACGATTCGTCACGAT cgCGTCGAAAGTCCGACAATAAAAACCGTCGCAATGCGGCggctgcagcagcggcagcggcggccgctgccgctgccgcacTCGGGGCCGGTCCCCTCGGCCTGGACGGGAGTGTCAACATGAGCCTGGCATCGGCGGCAGCCGCGTACGCTGCGGCCGCACCGGTCTCGACCGGTGCAGGTCTGGGCACCGGTACGAACAGCACCAGCACGCTCAACTCCCTGCTGATGGCGTCGGTTGGGACCGGCACGGGTACCaataccatcaccaccacctccaacaCAACCACCAGCGGCGGCGGTAGCAGTGGCAGCGGAAGCGGTGGGGGCATTGCCGGGGGCAGCAGTAGCGCCGCCGGTGGCGCTTCGTCCTCGGCCACGGCTGCTGCCAATGCCGCCAACCATCAGCTGATGGCGGCTCAGCTGGGCTTCAACAGCTCACTGTCGGAGCTTTTGAAAATCTCCAATTACGAGGAGTACGATTACGCATCGCTCAGCGGCGGAT CTCAATTCAAGGAAGGACGTCCACGTAATCTGGGCCGAGGTGTGTCCAAGCCGAAGAAGAACACCGTTGCCTCCCTGTTGGCGCAGAGCCGTGCCGTTGGCTCGAAGCCACTGACTGCCCAGCAGTTGCTCACACAGGATGCAGAAATT GAAAAGCTACGCCAGGCAATGCTTGAGGCGAGTCGAAACCAATCGATGGACAATAGCACCTCCAACACCAACACCGACACCGAAAGCATCTCCGAGAGCGGCATGTCCGAGTCGGAGGGCGAGGAGCACATTAACTTGAAGGAGCTTCGCGTTCCGCTCGAGAAGGGTTGGCGCCGAGAGACGGTGATTCGCGGGCTCACGAGAAACGGGCACATCAAGGGTGATGTGTACTACTACCCACCGCAGAGCGTGAACAAGATGAAGGGCATGAATCAAATTCAGCTG TATCTAGATCAGTTTAAACCGAAGGATCTGAGCCGCGATAACTTTAGCTTCTCGGCGAAGGCCATCGTTGGTACGTTCTTGCAACCTGCCCCACTGCCGTACGCGACGGACGGTGAGTTCATCAAGATGACGGACGTTGAGGTGGCACGCCGGCTGGAGGATCTGAAAATGTTCACCCGGCATGCGGGACTCGGTGTAGAACAGAGGATCGAAATCGCCAAGCAACAGCAGGCACTGCGGGACGCAAAGAAGTTGGCCAAGGAAGAGATGAACAAAAATAAGGAAAAG GCACGACAGGCAAAGGAAGCTGAACGGAATGAACGCTTGGAGCAGCAGCGCAAAGAGAGGGAACTGAAAAATCAACAGGCACTAGAG GCAAAGAAGAAGCGTGAAGAGGAACTTGCACGACAGAAAGCGGAGGAAGCTGCCCGTAAAGCACAG GAAAAAGAACAGAAACGACAGCAGGCACTTCTGCAGAAGGAACAG GAACTTGCCAAGCAGAAGGAGTTGATGTATGCAATGGAAATG GAACGTGAAAGGCGAAGGCAACATATGGCCCTGATTAAACAGTTAGAGCTGCGTCGCAAATTcgaagagaaggaaaagaagaaacaccAG GTAATTCTGGATAAGTTGATCCAACGGGAGAAGAAACTCGTGATGAGAAAGCGGGACACAAACATTCTAGCCGAATTGAG AAAACCTCAAGAGGACTCCGAGATCGTGGATCAAACGGTGTTGCCTTCTTTCTCAAGAATTCCTGGCCTCAAGCTGACGGGTACCGGGTATGCTGATCTGCTGATGGTATTTGAGTTCTTGCACAACTTTGGCGAAACGCTTGGATTCG ACATGGAGTCACTGCCCAACTTGCAATCTTTGCATCTCGCACTAACGTCGGAGAACGCGATCGATGCCGAGGAAGAGCTGCTGTCTGTGATGACACATCTCCTTGTGTGCGCAATAGAAGATCCGGGCATCCCCAACCCAGGCCGCCATACGACACTGCTCGGCCAAACGCTACGCCAGGCGGACATCACGCACACGAACGTGTCGGAAATATTGCGCATCTATCTGTACGCGGTGGCCACCGGCGAGGTGAAGCTACAGTCCGGCATCAATCTCGAGCGCGATCGTGACGCCCCGTCCAAGCATCATCTAGTCAATGACGAGGATTTCAAGATGTGCAGCACGAAGAACTCCCAGTTCTACGAGCTGCTGGCCGAGAACGCACGCTACAAACTGTCCGAGCTGCTGAAGGACAAACCGTTCGTGGCGCTCAACCCAACCACCAAGACGGAAATCCTGGCCATGCTGTGCAACGATCTGCTCATGAACAAAGCCGTCTGCAAGCAGATCGACAGCAGTCTGGAGGCGCAAGCGCAACTCAAAAAGGAACGGTACCTGCTGGACAACAAAATCCGAAAGTACAAGATGCTGGTAGCCCGCAAACAGCGGCTGGAGCAGTACGAGAAGGCACAGCAAGCAGCGCTGGAGAAATCACTCTCCATGAAGGCAGCCGAAGAAGCGAAACGTGCGGAAGAGGCCGCGGCAATGgcggccgcagcagcagcagcggaagcagccgcagcagcagcagccgaggcagcagcttcagcagcgaCCGCGTCGTCAGAAGAAGCAGCGTTAGCAGCCGAGGGAGAGACTAAGCTTCCGGCAGGTGAAACTGAGGCCACAGCGGGTGACAGTGAGTGTGAAGTGGTTGAGAacggtacggaaaaggagtcGGCGCCACCAGTTGAAGGGGAAGGATTCAATTCCGTCCCACCGGCCGAAGGAGCAAGTGGGCAGGGAGAGCTGGAAGAAGGTGAAATTGTTAACAAGAAAGATTTCGGTGCGGAAGGACATAAgactgatgatgacgatgatgatgacgataatGACGTTGTAGAAATCGTCCCAATGCCGGTAACGTGTACAGTGACGGAAGATTCCTGCCCAAACACTATCCCCACATCGTCCGAGGTGGAAGGGGAAGAAAATGGTCAGTCAAAGCTAGACACCACCGCTGCGCCAGAATCGGGTGAACCAATGGATACGTCATCGGTAGAGCCGTCCGAGTCCAGCTCACTCAATCAAAATCACACCGAATCTCTGAATGGTATCGACGCTCCTACGCCTGCCGGGGATAGTTGTTCTACTCGGATTGAAGGAAACGGTCCTAGCGCACATCATCCACTGCCGGAGGAACATCACGCTCCGCCTACCacacctcctccaccaccaccgccggcacCATCGCAGCACGCCATCGTGCATCCTGTAatgcagcagcacaacaagGCGATCATGCAGCTAGAGCCAGGGGAAATACCGCCACCCGGTATGGACATTTCGGCACTGGGCATGCGTCACATGGCTGGAGGCGAAATACAGACGATATCTGTACCCTCAACGCCTGAGGAAAGCCCAGTGAAGATGGGCGAGGTGGGTGGTGAGACGCCCAACGGTGGTGTGTTCAACATTCCCGGCAAACCACTAACCGCCGAAATGACCAACGGCGGCGAGCAACCGtcacagcaccagcagcagacaCCGCAAGTGCATCAGAATCAATCGAACAACTCCGCGTCGGAGTTGGACTTGCTGTCAAAGTCCATGATCAACGATCACAGCACATGCGGCGATCGGGCGGACGAAGACAACAGCGATCTGGAGAGCGAAGGCACTCAGCTGGAAGAGGACGAGGACGCCCATTTGACAGCGGAAGAGGCGCAGCGGAAGTATGACAAGATTCTGGAAACGTCCTTCCAGAACAAGCAGCAGCTGGAGAACGCACTGAACCAGCTGCGGGTGAAATGCTTCGGACAGGATCGGTACTGGCGTCGGTACTGGAATCTGGGCAAGTGTGGTGGCATCTACGTCGAGGCGATGGAATCAACCCAGCCTGAGATGTATCGGTATGAGAATGCGCTCGAAGAAGTGCAGAGCCGGCCCGACTACGTGCCGAAGTATGCGCCAGCCATCAAACCCGAGAGCGCAGTGAAGCAGGATCCAGCGGAAGAtgttgcagcagcagagtgCAAGAAAGAGGAAGGTGAAGTTGATGCGGTTAAGCCTGAAATTATCGCAGATGAACAGGGCACGAAACAGGAACTGCAGCCCACGGAGGATCGAAAGCGAAAGCGTTGCTCATCGGTGTCGCTTAAAAagttgaagaagaagaaaaagaagcaacgCACCACCTCCGAGGGTGGGGAATCGTTCCGTGGCAATCATGGCAGTGCTGCCGGTGGGTTTAACGATGCCGCtgacgatgaggatgatggtgatgatgaggaAGAGGACGGGCCAGACGATGAGGACGACTGTTCGCGTACTAGCTTCAGCAATGGGCCAGCGCTGGAGGATGGTCGTACTGCTGATTCACAGTCCGATGATTGTAAAATCATCGAAGAGCCGGAAGTTGTGCAAAAGGAAGGCGCTAGCAATGGCGATAATGGTGCAAATGGACAATCCGCTACTCGTGAGGGTACGGGAGAGGATCGTACCGGGTCCTCTAGCGAGATCAATAATGGATCAAATGACAACGCGGACGGAGAAGGCCATGGACAGAAGGAGAATGAAGCGCAACAGGAGAACCACAAATCGGTGGAAGATGGCCAATCGGTGGAAGGCGCCCCGAATCATAACGCAACGCCCAAGAAGTCCGACGATCAGCTTATGGACATTGAGGATTCAATTCCGACAGCGATCCTCGTACAGAAGGGCAACGATCACGATGAAACGAAAACGGTGGAAGTGAATAATCAGATTGGTGGTGTGAACGTGTCGCCCCATCAGCCTACGGCGGGCTCGGGAGCATCGGCAGCCACGCCCGAAGATGACGATGACGTGACGATGGTACAGGAGGAAACGCCCACGATCACCATCCCCGATGACGATACGGAGAGTGGCGATCGGATGCCGACGGCACCGTGCGAAGGTGTCAAGACGGAGCACGACAACAAGGGGTCAACGACGCTGACCGATAGCATGAACTGTGATATGAAGCCAAAACTGATGGAAAATGGAGTCGAGATGCGTGACCCGGGCGAGTTGGTCGAGTGTCAGCTGCAGGAGgtggacgacgacgaggagatAGTGACGGGAGCGCGTGGAAACCACGGCAGTGCGAACGATTGCAAACCAATGATCGCGGCCGGCGATAATGGTGGAGTTGATCGTAAGCCGcgcacgacgacgaccacctCCTCGGTGATCTCGTACGGCAGCGACGTTGAGATGATCGAGGTCAAGGACGAAGACAGCAACAACTGTGCGGTCCGTGCTCCGATCACGCCGGGCAGCTACCTTTACCTGCGCAACaccgacacgaagcaggagaAAGAGTTTAGCGATCAGCTGCTGAACCGTTGGTTCTCGATCGTGGACAAGGAGCTGCCGCTCTCGAGCACGGAATGTCCGCTGCCGACGATAAACGGCAGCACGCCCGCCTCTCTGGCGCGGCAAATCTTCACCAACATCACGTGCCGCGAGATCTGCCAGATTCAGGGCAACCGGTGGGACATTGGCAACAACATCCAGTTCTTCAGCGTGCCGCTGGAGAAGGGCGTCGAGATCCATTTCCCGAACGAGTCAATTCTGTCCATGTCCGGGCTGGACGATGACGAGATCAACGAGGTGATCGCGAAGAAGAGTCGCCCCGAACCGCTTCAGCTGTCCGACATGAAGCCGGCGTTCAAGCGGGAAACGATCGAGTACTCGTACAGCCAGCACCACCCGAACCAGATCCGGTTGCGGGCGGAGATGATGGCGGAGGAGACGGCCGATCCGGAAGAGTACGGGAACTTTTCGCTGCCGGCGTACATGACGCTTACCCTGTCGAATCTGACCGCGTACGTGCAGTGCGACCAGTTCCAACCGCTCCAGATGACACCGGAAGAGGAGAAGCAGCTGGAGGACGTGAAGCAGCACGGTGCACCGCAGAAAACCGAACCGCAGGTGGTGCCGCGTGAGTTTCGCTACGGCTGGTGGAAGATCAACGACATCGAGGAGCTGAACGAGCTGATCAAGGCGCTGAATCCGCGCGGCGTCCGGGAGCGGCTGCTGCGCCAGAGCCTGCTGGAGTCGCTGGCGGAAAGCGTGAACCTGACCACGCCGCACCATGTGTCGCACCCGCGGGCAGCACCGCCTCCGAACGGGTACATCGAGCCGGAAGCATGGAACGCCTGGAACCCGTCCATCGCGCGGCGAGTCGAGGTCGCACTGCTCGACCAGATCGAAGCGATGGAGGACAAGGTGGCGAGCGCCTCGATGCAGGTGAAGGGCTGGCAGATGCCGCAGCGCGAGGGCGACAGCGAGAACGGGGTGGTGGAGGACGTGACGATCGAGATGCTGCGCGAGCGCATCCTCGGGCTGGAAGCGGCCATCGAACGGCGCTACCTCAAGCCACCGCTGGGAATCAA CACCACCGAGGCGCAGATGGCGGTCATTGCGCAGCAGGAGTCGCACAGCAATCAGAACAACGTCTCGAACCTGTCCAACTGCTCGAACAGTTCCGCCGAGGATGAGAATCTCCCGAAAG GTCTGCTGTCATGGCGCGACGCAGTAGAACGATCCGTCACTACCGCTCAACTCTCGATGGCACTGTACGTGCTGGAATCGTGCGTCGCCTGGGACAAGAGCATCATGAAAGCG CAATGCACGAAGGGGGGAAAGAATGGAAGCAAAAAGGCGACGAGCAAGTCAAGCAAGAAGAAGAGCGGCGGTGCAGCTGCAAGCGCAAACCAGCAAGATTCGCCGGCCAGCAAGAAAGGCACTGCTTCTAATAACAATACTACTActagtactactactaccacctccactaccactactaacATCTCGGGATCCTCCTGGGAGTGCTCGGCGATGACGGCGGCAACAGAGACGATGaacaccggcagcagcaacgcgGCCAATGGCAAACCGAAGAAGAAAACTCTCTCGAAATCCAAATTGTCTTCCCTTCTATTGCAGAATTGTCAGTTCTGTCAATCGGGAGAGTCCGAGgacaagctgctgctgtgcgaCGGCTGCGACCGGGGCTACCACACCTACTGCTTCAAGCCACGCATGGACAAGATTCCGGACGGTGATTG GTATTGTTTTGAGTGTAAAAACAAAGCTACTGGTGATAGGAAGTGTATAGTTTGTGGAGGACTACGACCACCGCCGCTAGGCAAGATGGTCTACTGTGAGCTGTGTCCACGGGCCTACCATCAGGACTGCTACATACCGCCGATGCTGAAG TATCCCCGAGGCAAATGGTACTGCCAGAACTGTGTAGCAAAGGCACCGCCAAAGAAGAAGCCGCAGCGTAAGCCGAAGGAacgcaccaccaacaacagctCCCAGTCGCTGCTGAACAGCTCGCTCAACAGCTCGCAGAACCAGTCGCTCAACTCGTCCCACGAGGATATCGCAACGACCCCGTTAAG CGTCCACGAGTCATGA